The sequence below is a genomic window from Tachysurus vachellii isolate PV-2020 chromosome 2, HZAU_Pvac_v1, whole genome shotgun sequence.
tgtctgtctggggtgtgtgtgtgtgtgtgtctgtctggggtgtgtgtgtgtgtctgtctggggtgtgtgtgtgtgtctgtctggggggtgtgtgtgtgtctgtctggggtgtctgtgtgtgtgtgtgtctgtgtgtgtgtgtgtctgtctggggtgtgtgtcggtctggggtgtgtgtgtgtgtctgtctggggtgtgtctgggggtgtgtgagggggtatgtgggtgtgtctttgtgtgtgggggtgtctgggggtgtgtctttgtgtgagggggtgtgtctttgtgggtggtgggtgtgtgtgggggtgtgtctttgtgtgtgtgttaatagttGAATAAATCAGATGCCCAATCAAAACAGAGGATGTAGCATTTGCACTGTCTATGTCTGgaggtgtgtctttgtgtgtgtgtctgggggtgtgtctttgtgtgtgtggggctgtctGGGGGGGGTGTCTggggtgtgtctttgtgtctgggggtgtgtctttgtgggggtgtgtctttgtgggggtgtgtctttgtgtgtgtgcgtgtgttaatAGTTGAATAAACCAGATGCTCAATCAAAACAGAGGATGTAGCATTTGGACTGTCTATTTCCTGGCAAAGGAAAGATAAAGCCTAAttgtttccgtgtgtgtgtgtgtgtgtgtgtgtgtgtgtgagtgcaggtgTACTTCATGGATCACGGTTTCTCAGAGGTGGTTAACAGTGAGATGTTGCTGCATCTCACTGATCAATTTCTCACACTGCCGTTCCAGGCTACCAGCTGCCAACTCGCAGGTaacacacaccccttacacacCTTTACCTTTAAAATGTGTGCTAGTGGATATtactgttttactgtgtgtgtgtgagaggtctGGAGCTCTTTAGTGAGGATGTGGTGGTGCTGAAGACACTGAAGTTGTTAGCATGTGGCAGAACAATGTTGGGTGAGCTGGTGGATCCTGAGACTCCACCCCTCATGGTGTTGTACGACACGTCTGACGAGAAGGACGTTAACATAAACGCTACATGCCTTAGAGCTCTGCAGGACAAAACCATGCAGAATCCACTGCAGGTTATAGAATGAGAtttgatttcctttatatttagCGTAGTGATACATTAACAGTGTTAAAGATAACATCAGTACGTTAACTGTAGATTTATTTCTTATGTAGGTGAACAGCTCGTACTCTAACGTGTGTGTGACGAATGTGGGGTCTAACGGCAGTGTGTTCTGCCAGCTTCCATCACGAGGCCTCTCCAAGCTCCAAGGCCTCATGGACAAGATTGAGTCGTACTTCCTGTCTCAGGTTCTCTCTGGTTGGGTTCATGCTTGGTTTAAATGTGGAGGTCATTATCACTTAATGTTGCTAACGTTCTTTAACGTATGATGTGCTCATGAGAACAGGTCTCATGGGAGCTGCTGGTGTCTGAGCCGTTTTGTGGTAAAGTGTGTTTGGCACGACACACAGGGAAATGGGCTCGAGTGGAGGTGAgtacaaaaaaagcttttattgtctctgatttgtgtgtgtgtgtgtgtgtggagtgaacaTGAATAAGTGACAATGATCAGAAGAACAAAACCAGAGCAGTTTGGTCTGGATGGAAACAAAAGGCTTTTTGGAACAATTCAACAAATAGATCTTTGGACTTAGCAAACAAACAACTCTGATCTGAAATTCTTGGCTTTGTGGATTGAATGATTTCTGAGCTTGACTCTGTGATTGAACCGATGACTCTGAGTGTGTATGAATCCCTCTCAGATTACTAACCTGCACGGCAGTCGTGTTCTGGATGTGGAGTTTGTGGATTTGGGATTTCCTGCTTCTGTTGAACTCAGTGAACTGAGAGAGATTCCAGCAGTGTTCATCAGAGAACTCCTCACCATACcgacacaggtacacacacacacacacacacacacacacacacacacccatgggCCACACCACTGCAGATCCACTGTACCAAATCActattaataaattcattttgtgtgtctgtctgtctgtctgtctgtctgtctgtctgtctctgtctgtgtctgtgtgtctgtctgtgtgtgtgtgtctgtctgtgtgtgtgtctgtctgtctgtgtgtgtctgtctgtctgtgtgtgtctgtctgtgtgtgtgtgtgtctgtgtgtctgtgtgtgtgtctgtctgtgtgtgtgtctgtgtgtgtgtatgcctctgtctgtctgtctgtgtgtgtgcctctgtctgtctgtctgtgtgtgtgtgtgtgcgcctctgtctgtctgtgtgtgtgtgtgcgcctctgtctgtctgtctgtctgtgtgtgtgtgtgcctctgtctgtgtgtgtgtgcctctgtctgtctgtctgtgtgtgtgtgtgtgtgtgtgtgtgtgtgcgcgcctctgtctgtctgtctgtctgtgtgcctctgtctgtctgtgtgtgtgcgcctctgtctgtctgtgtgtgtgtgtgtgtgtgtgcctctatctgtctgtctgtgtgcctctgtctgtgtatgtgtgtgtgtgtttttgcaggcTGTTAAGTGCCGTTTAGCTGAAGTGGACCGAAATGAAGAAGTCTGGCCCCCAGATGTTGTGCTGTGGCTCAGAGAGACACTGATTAATGCCCCTGAGTGCACAATGAAGGTCTGTAAAGGTCTTTTTTTGGGTCGGGGGACATAAGCACATTGTTGGTCGTCACATTGTTCTGActtgaacatttattaaaacttgGCctgtctgatttgtgtgtgtgtatgtgtgtagatatcTCGTCTGGACTCAGCAGGTCAGGTCCATGTTTACCTGTTCCTTGGCCCTGAAGCTCATGATCCTACCTCCAGCATTAATCTGCAGCTCCAGTTATCCTCTACCTCTGTTTGCCACCCCATCGCCACCACGGCCCTGCCCCAGTCAGGTGGCTCCTCTCAGAGTTCTGCCTCTCCTGTCATGCCTCCAGCACTGGAGCTGCCTGAGGAGGGGCAGACTTTAGacgtgtttgtgtcagtggcctgtcacccaggtcACTTTGTGCTACAACCATGGAAGGAGCTGTACAAGCTGGTTGTGCTGATGGGGGAGATGATCCTTTACTATAACAGACAGGAGGCCACGCCCATCACTGTCCAGAAGAACAACATCTATGCTGCCAAGATTGACAGCAAGTGAGTAAGATCCAGGGAGGAGAAAGGGGagcatgatggtgtgtgttagacatgttgttattaaatgttaatgttggGCATGAAGACAGCTCCATGTGCACAGTGAAGCTCAGTAAGCCAGACTTCCATCTATTTTAACTTCTGCATCTTAGGagttcttctctttttttgaaCATGATGTAAGTGTTTAAAAGCTTTTAGGATTTTGTTTAGCTTCCAGTTTTCTTAATTAGGTTTCcttcattcttttcttcttaTATCACCTTGTcttattactctctctctctctctctctctctctctctctctctctctctctctctctttctctctctctctctctctctctcccactctgtctctatctctctctctgtttctctctttgtctgtctctttctccctgtctgtctgtctctctctctttctctctgtctctctcttgttctctctctctctctctctctctctctctctctctctctctctctctctctctctctctctctctctctctctctctctctctctctctctctctctctctctctctctctgtctctctctctctctcccgctctgtAGTTGGCACCGTGTCTTGGTGAAGGGCATGTTATCAAACTCTCTGGTCTCCGTGTATGAACTCGATTATGGAAAGCATGAGGTCGTGTACACATCAGAGCTCCGCCCCCTCATTAATGAATTCATGCAGTTGCCCTTCCAGGGAATCACTGCCCAGcttgcaggtacacacacacacacacacacacacacacacacacacacagttctctaCTCATCATTGTAGTCTTGTGAATGAGGCTGAGCTGATTCTATCTTGTGCTGTATCAGGAGTGCCACATGGCAGCTGGAGCGAGGAAGCTGCCATCGTTTTCCGCAACCACGTAGAGCGACAGCCGCTGGTGGCGCTGGTCCACTCTGTCCATCAGGGGGCGCAGCCTTGGGAAAGGAAACTGTCTGTGTACCTGGTGGACACGTCTCAGGACAGCGACGTCTGGATCCACAACATCATGGCTGAGTTCACTGACAAAACTAACAGTGAGGCATAACGCTGCTCACATGGTGCTGAActtatgtatactgtataaataagtCACTAAATAGTATGTAGACTGTAAAGTATACCTTAAGTCTCCTGACATGCTGTTTGAGTGACGTTCTCTCTGGGACACGGACCTGATAgttttaatgttcatttatcTAAAATACTTCTGTGACTTTATTTACTGCAGTAACACACTTTATTCTCTGTGTAAACATGTTTCAGCTTACTGACTTTGTTTCTTTCCCTCTGTCACAGAGAGCTTGCTTTATTTCTCCATTTGCAGTGAAGCTGTTTgtcattaatttgtgtgtgatgaaactttaacactgaaatgtatttaatcttTTTGCACGTGCTGGTgttacatggtgtgtgtgtgtgtgtgtgtgtattaatattatagTGGAAAAGATCTGGATTATAAAGAAACATAGTTCAGTTTGTCAAGATTTgttcaaatgttttattaaatagaaaaaaagatggggtgtgtgtgtctgtgtctctgtatgtgtgtgtgtgtgttgtctgtgtgtcactgtgtcactgtgtgtgtgtcactgtgtgtgtgtcactgtgtgtgtgtcactgtgtgtgtcactgtgtgtgtgtgtcactgtgtcagtgtgtgtgtcactgtgtcagtgtgtgtgtcactgtgtcagtgtgtgtgtcactgtgtcagtgtgtgtgtcactgtgtcagtgtgtgtgtcactgtgtcagtgtgtgtgtcactgtgtcagtgtgtgtgtcactgtgtcagtgtgtgtgtcactgtgtcagtgtgtgtgtcactgtgtcagtgtgtgtgtcactgtgtcagtgtgtgtgtcactgtgtcagtgtgtgtcactgtgtcactgtgtgtgtcactgtgtcactgtgtgtgtcactgtgtcactgtgtgtgtcactgtgtca
It includes:
- the tdrd7a gene encoding tudor domain-containing protein 7A, with the translated sequence MCDVEVIKKMLRAVLQSSKSGVALSRVQADYCSLTGDFIPLAQLGYRNLMQFLMSVPDVVQLQQSHTGEVICFAGVCKETEHIAQLVARQRESKKNPRRSQLLNCHMRPKSSSLFIRSANPRSSLRQPGHMTSHSSWSQTTGSHFSPRDDQRQVYSTKPGSAHQGKEPTGPVIQKAAATRPSSKNQNTEGDVELFQRRVNQLLQKYSSGVWLSKLPQLYSAMFNQELPSYTHTLLESWTHVCTVEKPGGGKVAGYLVYPTKDPSSKPHTPPHTPPSALQKSFQIPSTSPQSPTSLTLKPQRPFTPESLGRSLPSPPATPPAPLSQDVKDKVRELLSKYSHGLWAHALPRLFKEVYRCDFPQSLLDDLSPLADTCTIEYPMPQNRNKAILYTLPTVSVPSKPRPQPKSCIIAYCGNPEVPQLSLPKEEFPSVLVMEVKNTNNIICRYVGKEYSQALEKMEEDMLEFYHNTGAGLSFTCPTVGQLVAVALDEETVLRAQVQQIKENDVKVYFMDHGFSEVVNSEMLLHLTDQFLTLPFQATSCQLAGLELFSEDVVVLKTLKLLACGRTMLGELVDPETPPLMVLYDTSDEKDVNINATCLRALQDKTMQNPLQVNSSYSNVCVTNVGSNGSVFCQLPSRGLSKLQGLMDKIESYFLSQVSWELLVSEPFCGKVCLARHTGKWARVEITNLHGSRVLDVEFVDLGFPASVELSELREIPAVFIRELLTIPTQAVKCRLAEVDRNEEVWPPDVVLWLRETLINAPECTMKISRLDSAGQVHVYLFLGPEAHDPTSSINLQLQLSSTSVCHPIATTALPQSGGSSQSSASPVMPPALELPEEGQTLDVFVSVACHPGHFVLQPWKELYKLVVLMGEMILYYNRQEATPITVQKNNIYAAKIDSNWHRVLVKGMLSNSLVSVYELDYGKHEVVYTSELRPLINEFMQLPFQGITAQLAGVPHGSWSEEAAIVFRNHVERQPLVALVHSVHQGAQPWERKLSVYLVDTSQDSDVWIHNIMAEFTDKTNSEA